A single genomic interval of Candidatus Binatia bacterium harbors:
- a CDS encoding DUF72 domain-containing protein gives YKHWMNGAFYPPSCPQSEWLDFYARRFGTVEINNSFYRLPAPETFAAWAKKTPADFIFAVKVSRFITHIKRLKDPRESVQLFLKNSSRLGKKLGPLLFQLPPQMKIDLDRLKGLIRTLSRRRTIKIALEFRHESWFTEEVYDAVDKAGWTVCLADWLDAGREIPVVGPFAYIRRHGRAARYASCYGDAQLREDAGLATKLTREGRDVYIYFNNDAEAYAIRNSRTLIEMIDSKYLA, from the coding sequence TACAAGCACTGGATGAACGGCGCGTTTTACCCACCCTCTTGTCCGCAGAGCGAATGGCTCGATTTTTATGCGCGTCGCTTCGGCACGGTCGAGATCAACAACAGCTTCTATCGCCTGCCGGCGCCGGAAACATTCGCCGCCTGGGCGAAAAAAACGCCGGCCGATTTTATCTTTGCCGTGAAGGTGAGCCGCTTCATCACGCACATCAAGCGGCTGAAGGATCCCAGAGAGAGCGTCCAGCTTTTTCTTAAAAATTCGTCCCGGCTGGGAAAAAAGCTGGGTCCGCTGCTCTTTCAGCTCCCGCCGCAAATGAAGATCGACTTGGATCGTCTGAAAGGATTGATCCGCACGCTCAGCCGCCGCAGGACGATCAAGATCGCCCTCGAATTCCGCCACGAGAGCTGGTTCACGGAGGAAGTCTACGACGCGGTGGACAAAGCCGGCTGGACCGTCTGTCTCGCCGACTGGCTCGACGCCGGACGCGAGATTCCCGTCGTCGGTCCCTTCGCTTACATCCGGCGCCACGGCCGGGCCGCGCGCTACGCTTCATGCTACGGCGACGCGCAGCTCAGAGAGGATGCCGGACTCGCCACGAAACTGACACGAGAGGGAAGGGATGTTTATATTTACTTCAACAACGACGCTGAGGCGTACGCGATTCGAAACTCCAGGACTCTGATCGAAATGATCGACTCTAAGTATCTCGCTTAA